One genomic region from Microbacterium sp. BK668 encodes:
- the raiA gene encoding ribosome-associated translation inhibitor RaiA, whose amino-acid sequence METSIVGVGVGITDRFRSVVEEKATRIEHLAPRAQRVEVKVTHRAYHNGRIEDSTVELTLTGKGPIVRAEAVDGDKFAALDLAVDKLCEQLRRAKDKRVDSRNHPRGAKFEKESGALQGIDLQPASVDVIRAVATGEIPIVTGNEEEEGYTPVVIRTKHFEAEWMTVEEAVDRMELVGHDFFLFIDARSDNPSVVYRRKGWDYGVISLSTQAAPAELAS is encoded by the coding sequence ATGGAAACCAGCATCGTCGGCGTGGGAGTGGGGATCACGGATCGCTTCCGCTCGGTCGTCGAAGAGAAGGCCACCCGGATCGAGCACCTTGCTCCGCGCGCTCAGCGTGTCGAGGTCAAGGTCACACACCGCGCGTATCACAACGGTCGGATAGAGGACTCGACCGTTGAGCTGACTCTGACGGGCAAGGGCCCGATCGTCCGCGCTGAAGCCGTCGACGGCGACAAGTTCGCCGCTCTCGACCTCGCCGTCGACAAGCTGTGCGAACAGCTCCGGCGGGCCAAGGACAAGCGGGTCGACTCCCGCAACCACCCGCGTGGCGCAAAGTTCGAGAAGGAGAGCGGCGCCCTCCAGGGGATCGATCTGCAGCCGGCATCCGTCGACGTCATCCGAGCCGTCGCGACCGGCGAGATCCCCATCGTCACCGGGAACGAGGAGGAGGAGGGCTACACGCCCGTCGTCATCCGCACGAAGCACTTCGAGGCCGAGTGGATGACCGTCGAGGAGGCCGTCGACCGGATGGAGCTCGTCGGCCACGACTTCTTCCTCTTCATCGACGCCCGCAGCGACAACCCGAGCGTCGTCTACCGCCGCAAGGGCTGGGACTACGGCGTGATCTCGCTCAGCACGCAGGCCGCTCCCGCGGAGCTCGCGTCGTAG
- a CDS encoding PadR family transcriptional regulator, producing the protein MSVRQSLLAILDQGPCYGYQLRAEFDRRTGSTWPLNAGQIYNTLDRLERDGLAENAGADEHGHVYWRITDAGRAEVKRWLDSPVQRPAATRDELAIKLAVAATLPGIEVAEVIRAQRRASVAQLRRLADKQAGATGEDAEALAGALVVDAMISAAEAELRWLDRAEERLAKHPTRTTALALSTERPRRGRPARAEASAAALH; encoded by the coding sequence ATGTCGGTGCGTCAGAGTCTGCTCGCGATCCTCGATCAGGGCCCCTGCTACGGCTACCAGCTGCGCGCCGAGTTCGACCGCCGCACAGGTTCGACCTGGCCGCTCAACGCCGGGCAGATCTACAACACCCTCGACCGCCTCGAGCGCGACGGCCTCGCCGAGAACGCCGGCGCCGACGAGCACGGACATGTCTACTGGCGCATCACCGATGCCGGCCGCGCCGAGGTGAAGCGCTGGCTCGACTCCCCTGTCCAGCGCCCCGCCGCCACCCGGGACGAGCTCGCGATCAAGCTCGCCGTCGCCGCGACCCTCCCGGGGATCGAGGTCGCCGAGGTGATCCGCGCCCAACGGCGCGCGTCCGTCGCGCAGCTGCGCCGGCTCGCCGACAAGCAGGCGGGTGCGACGGGAGAGGATGCCGAGGCCCTCGCCGGCGCACTCGTGGTCGACGCGATGATCTCCGCGGCGGAGGCGGAGCTGCGCTGGCTCGATCGCGCCGAGGAGCGCCTGGCGAAGCACCCGACCCGGACGACGGCGCTGGCGCTGTCCACCGAGCGACCCAGGCGCGGCCGGCCCGCGCGCGCCGAGGCATCCGCCGCCGCCCTGCACTGA
- a CDS encoding phosphoribosyltransferase family protein, protein MPPLLLTVARALSDALALVLPVDCSGCDAPETLLCEECRISLAPRVRRRLIDGVAVWSGVGFEGPPARVIRALKQDGRMGLARALAPALAAAVRAAAGAGDPVVVVPVPTSRAAFRRRGYRVPDLVARRAGLRVERLLVSARRTADQRGLGRSERARNVAGSFAARSRARGARVVVVDDVVTTGATLLEGVRVLREAGADVVGCATAASTPRLVTSR, encoded by the coding sequence ATGCCTCCTCTCCTTCTCACCGTCGCAAGAGCCCTCTCCGACGCGCTCGCACTCGTGCTCCCGGTCGACTGCTCGGGCTGCGACGCGCCCGAAACGCTCCTCTGCGAAGAGTGCCGCATCTCCCTGGCCCCGCGCGTGCGGCGTCGGCTCATCGACGGCGTGGCCGTGTGGAGCGGCGTCGGATTCGAGGGACCGCCGGCTCGTGTCATCCGTGCCCTCAAGCAGGACGGACGCATGGGCCTGGCCCGCGCCCTCGCGCCCGCCCTCGCCGCTGCGGTGCGGGCTGCCGCGGGCGCCGGTGATCCCGTCGTCGTCGTCCCCGTGCCGACGTCGCGCGCGGCGTTCCGTCGCCGGGGCTATCGCGTCCCCGACCTTGTCGCGAGGCGGGCGGGGCTGCGGGTGGAGCGGCTCCTGGTGTCCGCTCGCCGCACGGCGGATCAGCGCGGCCTCGGGCGGAGCGAGCGGGCACGCAACGTCGCCGGATCCTTCGCCGCGCGCTCGCGCGCGAGGGGCGCCAGGGTCGTCGTCGTCGACGACGTCGTGACGACGGGCGCGACCCTTCTCGAGGGCGTGCGGGTCCTCCGGGAGGCGGGCGCCGACGTGGTGGGATGTGCGACCGCGGCCAGCACGCCCCGCCTCGTCACTTCCAGGTGA
- the secA gene encoding preprotein translocase subunit SecA produces MANPLEKLLRAGEGRILRRLQQVVKAVNALEEDYAQLTDEELRNETVELRARFEAGATLDQLMPEAFAAVREAAKRTLGQRPYDVQIMGGAALHLGNIAEMKTGEGKTLTGAFPVYLNAIAGKGVHVVTVNDFLAGYQSELMGRIYRALGMTTGTILAGQTPAVRREQYSADITYGTNNEFGFDYLRDNMAWRKEDLVQRGHFYAIVDEVDSILIDEARTPLIISGPSSGEANRWFMEFAKIAKTLEVGVDYEVDEKKRTIGVLEPGIEKVEDYLGIENLYESANTPLISFLNNSIKALALFKRDTDYVVMNDEVMIVDEHTGRILVGRRYNEGIHQAIEAKENVPVKAENQTLATVTLQNYFRLYDKLAGMTGTAETEAAEFMSTYQLGVVTIPTNRPMIRKDQPDLVYKNEQAKFAQVVEDIARRHETGQPVLVGTVSVEKSEYLSRLLAKKGIKHEVLNAKNHAREAEIVARAGRLGAVTVATNMAGRGTDIMLGGNAEFLAVQEMKAKGLDPVETPDEYEAEWDAVYEGTRDRVAEEGSKVVEAGGLYVLGTERHESRRIDNQLRGRSGRQGDPGESRFYLSLTDDLMRLFQSGAAEAILARTNFPDDVAIESSMVSRAIKSAQSQVESRNAEIRKNVLKYDDVLNRQREAIYSDRRHILQGDDIADRVQHFIEDAIEAVIDDHTSTGHTESWDFDALWTELKTLYPVSVTIDEVVAEAGTKGRITPDGLKRELLSDARIAYQNREESLGEAAMRELERRVVLQVLDRRWRDHLYEMDYLKDGIGLRAMAQRDPLIEYQREGYQMFQAMMGQIKEESVGYLYNLEVEVRRAEGETEVDAKGLGATPIEGQRLEYSAANDAGEVEVRNDRGQVQQSATNRLRQAAAAAAASGSGPSAAAAQTQTATREAPRGAFGQRTDAPSPAPQNRSQRRAAEKKK; encoded by the coding sequence GTGGCCAATCCTCTCGAGAAACTGCTTCGCGCCGGCGAGGGCCGCATCCTCCGGCGGCTTCAGCAGGTCGTGAAGGCTGTCAACGCCCTCGAGGAGGACTACGCCCAGCTGACCGACGAGGAGCTGCGCAACGAGACCGTCGAGCTGCGCGCCCGCTTCGAGGCGGGCGCCACGCTCGACCAGCTCATGCCCGAGGCCTTCGCGGCCGTCCGGGAGGCGGCCAAGCGCACGCTCGGCCAGCGTCCGTACGACGTGCAGATCATGGGCGGTGCGGCGCTGCACCTCGGCAACATCGCCGAGATGAAGACCGGTGAGGGCAAGACCCTCACGGGCGCCTTCCCGGTGTACCTGAACGCGATCGCGGGCAAGGGCGTCCACGTCGTCACAGTGAACGACTTCCTCGCGGGCTACCAGTCCGAGCTCATGGGCCGCATCTATCGCGCGCTCGGCATGACGACCGGCACGATCCTCGCCGGACAGACCCCCGCGGTCCGCCGCGAGCAGTACAGCGCCGACATCACGTACGGCACGAACAACGAGTTCGGCTTCGACTACCTGCGCGACAACATGGCGTGGCGCAAGGAGGACCTCGTGCAGCGCGGTCACTTCTACGCGATCGTCGACGAGGTCGACTCGATCCTCATCGACGAGGCGCGGACGCCCCTCATCATCTCAGGCCCGTCGTCGGGCGAGGCGAACCGCTGGTTCATGGAGTTCGCGAAGATCGCCAAGACGCTCGAGGTCGGCGTCGACTACGAGGTCGACGAGAAGAAGCGCACGATCGGCGTCCTCGAGCCCGGCATCGAGAAGGTCGAGGACTACCTCGGCATCGAGAACCTCTACGAGTCGGCGAACACCCCGCTCATCTCCTTCCTCAACAACTCGATCAAGGCGCTCGCGCTGTTCAAGCGCGACACCGACTACGTCGTGATGAACGACGAGGTGATGATCGTGGACGAGCACACCGGCCGCATCCTCGTGGGCCGCCGCTACAACGAGGGCATCCACCAGGCCATCGAGGCCAAGGAGAACGTTCCGGTCAAGGCCGAGAACCAGACCCTCGCGACGGTGACGCTGCAGAACTACTTCCGTCTCTACGACAAGCTCGCCGGTATGACCGGAACGGCCGAGACCGAGGCCGCCGAGTTCATGTCGACGTATCAGCTCGGCGTCGTGACCATCCCGACGAACCGGCCGATGATCCGCAAGGATCAGCCCGACCTGGTCTACAAGAACGAGCAGGCGAAGTTCGCGCAGGTCGTCGAGGACATCGCCCGTCGTCACGAGACGGGACAGCCCGTGCTCGTCGGCACCGTCAGCGTCGAGAAGAGCGAGTACCTCTCCCGCCTGCTGGCGAAGAAGGGGATCAAGCACGAGGTCCTCAATGCGAAGAACCACGCGCGCGAGGCCGAGATCGTGGCCCGCGCCGGCCGCCTCGGCGCGGTCACGGTCGCCACGAACATGGCCGGTCGCGGAACCGACATCATGCTCGGCGGGAACGCCGAGTTCCTCGCCGTGCAGGAGATGAAGGCGAAGGGGCTCGACCCCGTCGAGACGCCTGACGAGTACGAGGCCGAATGGGATGCCGTCTACGAGGGGACGCGCGACCGGGTCGCCGAAGAGGGCTCGAAGGTCGTCGAGGCCGGCGGTCTCTACGTGCTCGGGACGGAGCGCCACGAGTCGCGCCGCATCGACAACCAGCTGCGCGGACGCTCGGGACGACAGGGAGACCCGGGCGAGAGCCGCTTCTACCTCTCGCTGACCGACGACCTCATGCGCCTCTTCCAGTCCGGCGCCGCCGAAGCGATCCTCGCTCGCACGAACTTCCCCGACGACGTCGCGATCGAGTCGTCGATGGTGTCCCGCGCCATCAAGAGCGCGCAGTCGCAGGTCGAGTCGCGCAACGCCGAGATCCGCAAGAACGTGCTCAAGTACGACGACGTCCTGAACCGCCAGCGCGAGGCGATCTACAGCGACCGCCGTCATATCCTGCAGGGCGATGACATCGCCGACCGCGTGCAGCACTTCATCGAAGACGCCATCGAGGCCGTCATCGACGACCACACCTCGACCGGCCACACCGAGAGCTGGGACTTCGACGCCCTCTGGACCGAGCTCAAGACGCTCTACCCCGTGAGCGTCACCATCGACGAGGTCGTGGCCGAGGCAGGCACGAAGGGACGGATCACGCCCGACGGCCTCAAGCGCGAGCTGCTCTCGGACGCGCGGATCGCGTATCAGAACCGCGAGGAGAGCCTCGGCGAGGCCGCCATGCGCGAACTCGAGCGCCGGGTCGTGCTCCAGGTGCTCGACCGTCGCTGGCGCGACCACCTCTACGAGATGGACTACCTCAAGGACGGCATCGGCCTGCGCGCCATGGCCCAGCGCGACCCGCTCATCGAGTATCAGCGCGAGGGCTACCAGATGTTCCAGGCGATGATGGGGCAGATCAAGGAGGAGTCGGTCGGCTACCTCTACAACCTCGAGGTCGAGGTGCGCCGCGCCGAGGGCGAGACCGAGGTCGACGCGAAGGGCCTGGGCGCGACCCCGATCGAGGGGCAGCGGCTGGAGTACTCCGCAGCGAACGACGCCGGCGAGGTCGAGGTGCGCAACGATCGCGGGCAGGTGCAGCAGTCGGCGACCAACCGCCTGCGGCAGGCCGCTGCGGCCGCCGCGGCATCCGGATCCGGCCCGTCCGCCGCGGCCGCCCAGACGCAGACTGCGACGCGCGAGGCGCCGCGGGGTGCGTTCGGGCAGCGGACGGATGCCCCGTCCCCCGCGCCGCAGAACCGCTCGCAGCGCCGCGCCGCCGAGAAGAAGAAGTAG
- a CDS encoding GerMN domain-containing protein has protein sequence MSPRRGLAAALGALLLALAGCAGLPTAGPVTPGLEAGAEAGEPDFAFRPDSPQPGATPEEIVDGFIRAGTGPGKDGQWSVAKEYLAPGTDWDPTARVTIDEPGDRIYSSTAEDQVSLTLSHVADVDELGAYEPSAGEPTKLDFRLAVQSDGEWRITEAPDGLVLDMSQFSSVFQRYSLMYFDPTWKYLVPDVRWFPRTNAATYVTDALIDGPPATWLAASVATAFPESVSVRPSVPVDSDGVAQVELDAAAADLSPDIQSRMQAQLEASLGSVAGVSSVAMTAGATPLDVQPVATRSTRVSSLAAVQTENGFGFLNGDEIDPIDGLTNAMTQVDSVAIQVAPDRDFAAVQVTTGSNVRVQANGDVLEFDTRPGLVEPTADPSGYSWSVRRDDPSSLVAFSAGSEQSPIANAWPEATRVSSMAISRDGTRLAAVVTSGGRSAVWISGVIRSADGTPSGLGEPVALGSLSSESASVAWLDDITVGVLSGVGAEPEVVELTVGGPASVTAAPSGAAQLAGGNQGTLRVRAADGALYSKRGSTWPQTGAGILVLATQQGTPQ, from the coding sequence GGCGCTCGCGGGGTGCGCGGGCCTGCCCACCGCCGGCCCCGTCACGCCCGGTCTCGAGGCGGGTGCCGAGGCGGGCGAGCCGGACTTCGCCTTCCGCCCCGACAGCCCGCAGCCGGGTGCCACCCCCGAGGAGATCGTCGACGGGTTCATCCGGGCCGGGACGGGGCCGGGCAAGGACGGGCAGTGGTCGGTCGCGAAGGAGTACCTCGCGCCGGGCACGGACTGGGACCCGACGGCACGGGTCACGATCGATGAGCCGGGCGACCGCATCTACTCGTCCACCGCTGAGGACCAGGTATCTCTCACCCTCAGCCATGTCGCGGATGTCGACGAGCTCGGTGCCTACGAGCCGAGCGCGGGCGAGCCGACGAAGCTCGACTTCCGCCTCGCCGTGCAGTCGGACGGAGAATGGCGCATCACCGAGGCGCCCGACGGACTCGTCCTCGACATGTCGCAGTTCTCGAGCGTCTTCCAGCGGTACTCCCTCATGTACTTCGACCCGACGTGGAAGTACCTCGTGCCGGATGTGCGCTGGTTCCCGCGCACCAACGCGGCCACCTACGTCACCGACGCCCTCATCGACGGGCCGCCCGCGACGTGGCTCGCGGCATCCGTCGCCACCGCCTTCCCGGAGTCGGTGTCGGTGCGTCCCTCCGTGCCGGTCGACAGCGACGGCGTGGCCCAGGTGGAGCTGGACGCCGCCGCGGCGGACCTCAGTCCCGACATCCAGTCCCGCATGCAGGCGCAGCTCGAGGCGAGTCTCGGATCGGTGGCGGGCGTCTCCTCGGTGGCCATGACGGCCGGGGCCACGCCGCTGGACGTCCAGCCCGTCGCCACCCGGTCCACGCGGGTGAGCTCCCTCGCGGCGGTGCAGACGGAGAACGGGTTCGGGTTCCTCAACGGCGACGAGATCGACCCCATCGACGGCCTCACCAACGCGATGACGCAGGTCGACTCGGTCGCCATCCAGGTCGCGCCCGATCGCGATTTCGCGGCGGTGCAGGTGACGACCGGCTCGAACGTGCGGGTGCAGGCCAACGGCGATGTGCTCGAGTTCGACACCCGACCCGGCCTCGTCGAACCCACCGCCGATCCCTCCGGCTACAGCTGGAGCGTTCGGCGCGATGATCCGAGCAGCCTCGTCGCCTTCTCAGCGGGAAGCGAGCAGTCGCCGATCGCCAATGCGTGGCCCGAGGCGACCCGCGTGAGCTCGATGGCGATCTCCCGCGACGGCACCCGGCTGGCCGCGGTCGTGACCTCCGGCGGACGATCCGCCGTATGGATCTCGGGCGTCATCCGCAGTGCCGACGGCACCCCCTCCGGGCTCGGCGAGCCGGTCGCCCTCGGGTCGCTGTCCAGCGAGTCCGCGTCGGTGGCCTGGCTGGACGACATCACGGTCGGCGTGCTCTCGGGAGTCGGGGCCGAGCCCGAGGTCGTCGAGCTGACGGTCGGCGGCCCCGCCTCCGTCACCGCAGCGCCCTCGGGTGCCGCGCAGCTCGCCGGCGGCAACCAGGGCACCCTGCGGGTGCGAGCCGCCGACGGCGCGCTGTACTCCAAGCGCGGATCGACGTGGCCGCAGACGGGCGCCGGCATCCTGGTGCTCGCGACGCAGCAGGGCACGCCGCAGTAA